Proteins encoded in a region of the Magallana gigas chromosome 8, xbMagGiga1.1, whole genome shotgun sequence genome:
- the LOC105327383 gene encoding serine/threonine-protein kinase 26 isoform X1: MNVGDSELKRRFQKMDEQIGKGSFGRVYKGLDTNTQQVVAIKIIDLEEAEDEIDDIQQEMRILAQCDSPFVTKYFGSFVQGFKLWIVMEYLGGGSAQDIIKMAPFSERDIAVVMRELLKGLDYLHNERKVHRDIKAANILLSHKGDVKLADFGVAGQLSTIGKAETFVGTPYWMAPEIIKGQKYDTKADIWSLGITAIELAKGEPPYADLDPRKVIFQIPKKDPPQLSGNFSPALKDFVKDCLNKDPKDRPTARELLNYTLIKRARKTSTLQDVVDRYSEWRKNQTPSDNDSDDDDDLRIADTESMDFWNSTVKNLEEFVQDHPIHNYDTMREVEQFETIRQPKESSCQERDERSEQATGEDRPSENDEEYNYSVVHKSRNDMGSKLDTNDEKVDKNNSASSDLISENSTKSIGHVESEPDYENVDDYQYTDQDISDGLRAHNGDSTSELSSLNVTVMPLLARLKLLYKEDCEERGQSTASTQIVEELLNAFQLAETSCPGLTDEFLGGIVEILTAPTQGAMEIKRALEKPVLIKWKWIFNVKN, from the exons ATGAATGTTGGAGACTCAGAGTTGAAGCGTCGATTTCAAAAGATGGACGAACAGATCGGCAAAGGATCCTTTGGACGTGTTTACAAAGGTCTGGATACGAACACTCAGCAAGTGGTGGCCATTAAAATCATAGATCTGGAGGAGGCAGAGGACGAGATCGACGACATACAACAGGAGATGCGGATACTGGCACAGTGTGACTCCCCATTTGTCACAAAATATTTTGGGTCCTTTGTACAG GGCTTTAAGCTTTGGATCGTAATGGAGTACCTTGGGGGCGGGTCTGCTCAGGATATCATTAAAATGGCGCCATTTTCCGAAAGAGACATTGCAGTTGTAATGAGGGAACTTTTGAAAGGATTAGATTACCTCCACAACGAACGAAAAGTACATCGCGATATCAAAG CTGCCAACATCCTCCTGTCGCACAAAGGTGACGTCAAGCTAGCGGATTTCGGGGTAGCAGGGCAGTTGTCCACAATAGGGAAGGCGGAAACCTTTGTGGGTACTCCATATTGGATGGCGCCGGAAATCATCAAAGGGCAAAAATACGACACAAAG GCTGACATATGGAGCTTAGGAATCACCGCTATAGAGCTTGCCAAAGGAGAACCTCCTTATGCCGATCTTGACCCAAGAAAAGTGATTTTTCAAATTCCCAAAAAGGATCCTCCTCAATTGTCTGGAAATTTCTCCCCGGCCTTAAAAGACTTCGTCAAAGACTGTCTAAATAAGGATCCGAAAGAC AGACCGACAGCAAGGGAGCTGCTGAACTACACACTTATAAAGCGGGCCCGGAAGACGAGTACTCTACAGGATGTCGTTGATCGATACAGTGAATGGCGAAAAAACCAAACTCCGTCAGACAACGATTCGGACGACGACGACGATTTaag AATTGCTGATACAGAGTCAATGGACTTCTGGAACAGCACGGTGAAAAATCTTGAAGAATTCGTACAAGACCACCCTATTCACAAT TATGACACAATGCGGGAAGTGGAACAATTTGAAACAATAAGACAGCCAAAAGAGAGCTCTTGTCAAGAACGTGATGAGCGCTCAGAGCAAGCTACTGGCGAGGACAGGCCTTCGGAAAATGATGAAGAATATAACTACTCGGTTGTACACAAATCAAGAAATGATATGGGATCAAAACTGGACACAAATGATGAAAAAGTAGACAAGAACAATAGTGCATCCAGTGATCTAATTTCAGAAAATTCGACAAAGTCTATAGGACATGTCGAAAGTGAACCTGACTATGAAAACGTTGACGATTATCAGTACACAGATCAGGACATCAGTGACGGTCTTCGGGCTCATAATGGCGACAGTACGTCTGAATTAAGTTCTCTCAACGTCACTGTGATGCCGCTTCTCGCCAGG tTGAAGTTGTTATATAAAGAAGATTGTGAGGAGAGGGGCCAATCAACAGCATCGACGCAAATCGTTGAAGAATTGTTAAATGCTTTTCAGTTGGCTGAAACCTCATGTCCAGGCTTGACAGACGAGTTTCTTGGTGGTATTGTAGAAATTCTTACCGCACCCACCCAAGGAGCAATGGAAATTAAACGTGCATTAGAAAAG CCCGTCCTAATAAAATGGAAGTGGATCTTTAATGTGAAGAATTAA
- the LOC105327383 gene encoding serine/threonine-protein kinase 26 isoform X2, translating into MNVGDSELKRRFQKMDEQIGKGSFGRVYKGLDTNTQQVVAIKIIDLEEAEDEIDDIQQEMRILAQCDSPFVTKYFGSFVQGFKLWIVMEYLGGGSAQDIIKMAPFSERDIAVVMRELLKGLDYLHNERKVHRDIKAANILLSHKGDVKLADFGVAGQLSTIGKAETFVGTPYWMAPEIIKGQKYDTKADIWSLGITAIELAKGEPPYADLDPRKVIFQIPKKDPPQLSGNFSPALKDFVKDCLNKDPKDRPTARELLNYTLIKRARKTSTLQDVVDRYSEWRKNQTPSDNDSDDDDDLRIADTESMDFWNSTVKNLEEFVQDHPIHNYDTMREVEQFETIRQPKESSCQERDERSEQATGEDRPSENDEEYNYSVVHKSRNDMGSKLDTNDEKVDKNNSASSDLISENSTKSIGHVESEPDYENVDDYQYTDQDISDGLRAHNGDSTSELSSLNVTVMPLLARLKLLYKEDCEERGQSTASTQIVEELLNAFQLAETSCPGLTDEFLGGIVEILTAPTQGAMEIKRALEKVRSPS; encoded by the exons ATGAATGTTGGAGACTCAGAGTTGAAGCGTCGATTTCAAAAGATGGACGAACAGATCGGCAAAGGATCCTTTGGACGTGTTTACAAAGGTCTGGATACGAACACTCAGCAAGTGGTGGCCATTAAAATCATAGATCTGGAGGAGGCAGAGGACGAGATCGACGACATACAACAGGAGATGCGGATACTGGCACAGTGTGACTCCCCATTTGTCACAAAATATTTTGGGTCCTTTGTACAG GGCTTTAAGCTTTGGATCGTAATGGAGTACCTTGGGGGCGGGTCTGCTCAGGATATCATTAAAATGGCGCCATTTTCCGAAAGAGACATTGCAGTTGTAATGAGGGAACTTTTGAAAGGATTAGATTACCTCCACAACGAACGAAAAGTACATCGCGATATCAAAG CTGCCAACATCCTCCTGTCGCACAAAGGTGACGTCAAGCTAGCGGATTTCGGGGTAGCAGGGCAGTTGTCCACAATAGGGAAGGCGGAAACCTTTGTGGGTACTCCATATTGGATGGCGCCGGAAATCATCAAAGGGCAAAAATACGACACAAAG GCTGACATATGGAGCTTAGGAATCACCGCTATAGAGCTTGCCAAAGGAGAACCTCCTTATGCCGATCTTGACCCAAGAAAAGTGATTTTTCAAATTCCCAAAAAGGATCCTCCTCAATTGTCTGGAAATTTCTCCCCGGCCTTAAAAGACTTCGTCAAAGACTGTCTAAATAAGGATCCGAAAGAC AGACCGACAGCAAGGGAGCTGCTGAACTACACACTTATAAAGCGGGCCCGGAAGACGAGTACTCTACAGGATGTCGTTGATCGATACAGTGAATGGCGAAAAAACCAAACTCCGTCAGACAACGATTCGGACGACGACGACGATTTaag AATTGCTGATACAGAGTCAATGGACTTCTGGAACAGCACGGTGAAAAATCTTGAAGAATTCGTACAAGACCACCCTATTCACAAT TATGACACAATGCGGGAAGTGGAACAATTTGAAACAATAAGACAGCCAAAAGAGAGCTCTTGTCAAGAACGTGATGAGCGCTCAGAGCAAGCTACTGGCGAGGACAGGCCTTCGGAAAATGATGAAGAATATAACTACTCGGTTGTACACAAATCAAGAAATGATATGGGATCAAAACTGGACACAAATGATGAAAAAGTAGACAAGAACAATAGTGCATCCAGTGATCTAATTTCAGAAAATTCGACAAAGTCTATAGGACATGTCGAAAGTGAACCTGACTATGAAAACGTTGACGATTATCAGTACACAGATCAGGACATCAGTGACGGTCTTCGGGCTCATAATGGCGACAGTACGTCTGAATTAAGTTCTCTCAACGTCACTGTGATGCCGCTTCTCGCCAGG tTGAAGTTGTTATATAAAGAAGATTGTGAGGAGAGGGGCCAATCAACAGCATCGACGCAAATCGTTGAAGAATTGTTAAATGCTTTTCAGTTGGCTGAAACCTCATGTCCAGGCTTGACAGACGAGTTTCTTGGTGGTATTGTAGAAATTCTTACCGCACCCACCCAAGGAGCAATGGAAATTAAACGTGCATTAGAAAAGGTTAGAAG CCCGTCCTAA